The genomic stretch accaatggtggaccgtttgaagcatgtcgggattgtagactgttccagggagaggttgaagatctcagtgaacacaggagcaagctggtcagcacaggccttcaggacccgacccatgatgccatctggtcctgctgccttcctggtgttcactctcctgaatgcctttctcacgtcGTGCTCCAAGATGATCAGAATCattcttaatatctttctctttctctctctgtctttctctgtggagctatacaccccactcctgagctcccagtgtttgccagtttccagtgtgaccgctgccctacccctggtcagagtctggtcacttggtggtgcccactgatgctgtggatggatctgtgtggaccaggagacacccatggacagagccacttggggactttcacaccatcacagatctgccatttcatctgtcagcttgtgacagcaaagaactagtgtttataatgacctcagaaactacactgacctaatagttcctcatgggtcattgatttctgttgtagaaaggacattaatcagttacagttacattattttctgtttagtgtcacccaaatgaggatgggttcccttctgagcctggttcctctcaaggtttcttcctcatatcatcacagggagattttccttgccaccattgccacaggcttctcattagggataaaataagatagtttaataatttaatttaataatttattcttatttctagttatttagttattttttttattttcattcatttttcccctttctctttttctcttcttttgtaaagctgctttgagacaatgttcattgcaaaaggtgctatacaaaataaattgaattgaatttaattgaaaatgAGTTGCatttgttgtgctgtgttgttttgatggtctGTACCTTAGTGTAACTATCACTAATAACTCATTTCTCCTTCTATTTCTTCTCCAGGTGATCTTTCCTGAACAGAAAAAATGATAACAGTAGAGAAACTGGTCtttgtttattctgtatttCAAGGTTTGTGttaaattttcatttaatttgttaAAAGTGACTGAATAAAACTGAATGATCGTTTTATTTATAGTGTTTTAATATGcatattattgtaataatgattttatattgtgtgttattgtatgtTTACAGCTGTGTTGTGTAGAGAATTCTCCATCACTCTACCAGAGAGTGTAGAAGCTCTGAGAGGACTCTGTGTTCTCATACCCTGCAGATTTCAGATTGAAGAACAATACGATAAAGACCTCCAGAGAGATCCTACAGGAATCTGGTTATTAAACGGCATTGATGTTAACAGTAATAAAGTCTTTAACTCTAAAGTAACTACAGAGAACATGATTGAAGGTGAAATTATAGGAGATCTCCTCATGAAGAACTGCACCACCATCTTGTATGATATCAGACAAAGTGACAGAGGAAATTATTACTTTAGATTAGAGTATGAAGGTCTAAAATACACTTATAGACCACCAGTATCTCTAAGAGTGCGAGGTGAgagctgcagcagtgtgtgtgtatgtgtgtgtgtgtgtgtgtgtttgtgtgtgtgtgtgtgtgtgtgtgtgtgtgtgtgtgcgtgtgtgtgtgtgtgtgtgcgtgtgtgtgtgtgtgtgtgtgtgtgtgtgtgtacagtgtaactGTAATTACACTAATGATCCACTGGAACACATTTAAAACTCATCTCTAAtgtgatactgtgtgtttatctcaGACTCTCCAATCAGACCCTCAATAACACTGTATAAGGAGGATCAGGGGGAGGTGGAGGACCAGAATGAGGTGGTGGAGGGAACTTCAGTGAGTCTCATTTGCTCTGCTCCATCTGCTCCATGTCTCTTAAATCCTCCCACTTTTACATGGAACTTCCTGCCTGAGGAGAGAAGACAGGAGCAGAACCACAACACCAGCTTCAGCTCCTCTCAGCTGAACTTCAATGCTACTCACCTGCATCATGGACTCACTTTCACCTGCACCACCACCTACCAGCTCCAGAACCAGAACAAATCAGCACGGAGCTCTCGTACTCTACATGTTCTGTGTAAGTGTTACTTCATCAATTCACATTCAGTACACTTTAAATGATTTATAGAGTCTCCTAAatcctgttcctcctccttCAGATGGTCCTAGAAAcacatcagtatcagtgtctccATCTGCTTCAGTGCTTTTGGGCAGTTCAGTGTCTCTGAGTtgcagcagtgatgcaaacccagCAGTGCTGAACTACACCTGGTACAGAGAGAACGGAGAGCAGATAGGAACCGGAAACCatctcaccatcaacaccactgaTTCTACACACAGAGGTTTATACTACTGTAGAGCTCAAAACCAGCACGGAGATCACAACTCATCTGTGGTCCTGGATCTTCAGTGTGAGTACAATGCTGGAGCTTTGCTAATGCTACGTCACATGGCTCATATTATCATGGGATCAGCTTTAAAAAGATTCTAAGAAACTCAAACAGTCACAGCCACAGTGCTGTAGAACTCGAgctgtgatatatatatatatatatatatatatatatatatatatatatatatatatatatatatatatatatatatatggggtaGTGTAATAACATTTTCCCAAACAGTTTCAGTTCCCTCTCCAATCTACCTCTTCATCATTGTCATCTACTGCCCTCCTGGTCCCATAGGACACATACTCCTCAATGCTTTTCCCTCCAGACAGCACCCCTCTGACAGTCCTTGGAGATTTCAACCTCCTCTCAGACAAGCTTCAGTCAGATGCGCTGCTCAACAATCGGAGAGAATTATGAACAGCACAGAGGAAGTAGAAAGAATGTTGAAGTAGATCTCATCTCTTACTTGTGCGCTCCTGTCCAAATTCTCTTTTGACGTGACTTCTGCCAAGACTTCCTTCTACAAGGAAAATCTCGAAGCTTCAGCATAAGGTCCTTGAAAGCTTCATCTGTCTTCATCCTCCTCGACCTTTCTgcatttgacacagttaaccacaagactcttgtaccaccctcaggagtcttggaatttgtggaacagcatgggaattgTTTGCTTCCTACATGGATGGTCGCTCATTTCAGGTAACATGGAGGGGATGAACATCTGCTCCACGcagactctccactggtgtcccacaaggctcagtacttggtcctctcttCTCCTACATCTATACTCACTTCCTAGTGAAGTTATCCTCACATGAGTTCTCTGACCACTgctatgccgatgatacccaactaatcttctccttccctccctcagatactaCAGCTTCTGCTCAGATTTCAGCATGTCTGGAGGACATCTTATCATGGATGAGAGcgcatcagctgaaactcaatctcagcaaaactgaactgctggtcatcccaggtgattcatccccagcccaggatcttgtgATATCCCTGAACAACACTCTAATCTCCCCTTCAGCTTCTGCTCACAACCTCGGAgaaaccatggacaatcaactgtcctttttctcccatgttactaatgtcacATGCTCATGTCAGGTTCTTCTGTACAGCAAGGCAgatctacctctgaatgcaattcgcccgcttcaaatgatccaaaatgcagctgcatgacttgttttcaacctgcctaagttctccccactgctgctcctccactggcttcctgtaggtgcatcagatttaaaacactgatgcttgcctacaaagctaagaatggaccagcaccatcttacctcaaacccctcattactcctcgcactgcacctcactccctctgatccactagcactgctcaactggtcccaccatctatCAGGGTAAGAGGCAGGTATACATCTAgattcttctctgttctggcaccaaggtggtgccCCTAATGaacccctagatgtccgtacagccgagttactgaccgtcttcaacctacctcttcctgaaacgcttaaactagctcttattttttccctgattgttttatgtattgttgtatgttgtatattgttttaaaaaattcctCCCAGGacttaggctgatggtatctgTAAggctgtgacctattgaaccagtttTTTCATTGATAGAGTCTTCAAaacacttttgtacatcgctctggataagagcatctgctaaatgccagaaatgtaaataatgcaaAAAGTTTCATCAATGTTGTGCTTCAGGTTCTTACTCCATGACTTTTGGAATGAACTCAGATCAACTGCTTTATGGTGATTTATCACAGAGTAAAATCTATCCAAAAAGATTCAAGTGAAGGCTACCATGTCTGGTCAAACAACAATTATCTTAAAACTTAATTTGCAAGTTTTAAGTAATGccaacatatacagtatgtttaagCCACTCCTGTAATTCTGAAATTACTGAAAATGTatacaaaagcaaacaaacaataaacactaggaaatattttagaaaaagtTCAAACAAGGGCTCAAAGGTTAgattatattgaaatattccATCACACCTTAATCTCACAGcttcctgttcctcctcctTCAGATGGTCCTAGAAAcacatcagtatcagtgtctccATCTGCTTCAGTGCTTTTGGGCAGTTCAGTGTCTCTGAGTtgcagcagtgatgcaaacccagCAGTGCTGAACTACACCTGGTACAGAGAGAACGGAGAGCAGATAGGAACCGGAAACCatctcaccatcaacaccactgaTTCTACACACAGAGGTTTATACTACTGTAGAGCTCAAAACCAGCACGGAGATCACAACTCATCTGTGGTCCTGGATCTTCAGTGTGAGTACTTATAAAGCTTAGACACAGGACCGTTGAAAACTCCTTAATATAAGACAatacagaaatgtttttcttaGTTCTTACCGTTTCATGACTCAGGATAAAGAGATTTACTTTTCACCTGGACATTGGATGCAGACTGAAAGGTGCAGTAAAATGAGATGCAGAAACTACAAAGAATGTGCATATAAAATCAATAGACTACACAGACAGTATAACAATGTGTATAGGTTAAGGAGAGCGTGCAAGATAAAAGAAGAGcatacaaaaatacacatagAGAAAACTGGCCTTgccattccaatacttttggagtgGACTGTATATGTTGTCTCATCCCTTCCACACGGAAATGTCTGGACTAACTTCAAATCTGGGAACATTTCTACATCATCAGTCCTTCAGTTGGATTTGTATGAGAGGTAGTTTGTACATGTCATAAAACTGAAAATACCTCTGCTTTTAGACATCCCCATGTTCCTCCATCATGATGTGTGTCAGAATGTGTGCCACATGAAgtcaggagatttttttttacataaacaacacaacagcaagtTCATCAGTCAAAAAAAcccaatactctctctctctctctctctctctctctcgctcagaTGCTCCACAGGTCTCTCCCTCCTCCAGCTGTAACAGCACTCAGGACCTGATCATGTGTTCCTGTGAGGTTCATGGAAATCCATCTCCTAAACTGGAGTGGAGTCTCTCTGGTCACACTGTCTCTCCATCTGAGGTGACTTCTATCCATGTGGAGTCTTTGTGTAACATGAGTTTAAAAAGCTATATTACCATCCGTCAGTCATTTATAGACACACCCACTATGCAGTGTGTTGGCTCCAACAACCTGGGTGTTGACACACACCTGTTTGATCCCATCATTCCAGGTAGGCATCTACAGTGGACTAATaaaagtttttaatttttttgtagtttaagctaattttatttgatttatttcccAGAATGTGGACACACTACAGAACCTCATCTggttctctatctctctgtggtTCTCCTTcactgtgttggtgttattggaTTTCTCATCTACAAACTAAAGCAGTAAGTCAGAGCTTTAGTAATATTTCTacaacactgaattaaaaactAGTTAAAATCTGTTAAGAATggtcagaaaaataaataaataaataaataaataaataaataaataaataaataaataaataaataaataaatattttttattgcagAATGAAAgtttgtagctgaatgaataaaatgtttgtaataAATTGTTTTCTAGATTGTCCAGGAAAATAAATGtgagttattattattctagTTATTATTGATGATGactctgatggtgatgatgatcatgatggtgatgatgtttaTTATGTGAAGTTTCTAGAGAAAGAAGACACTTACTCTTGTCTCGAGCTCTCTGCTGGAGTCCAACAGAGGTGATGTCACATCACTCATTAACACTAATTATGATGTTATAAGGTTCAACCGCTTCTATAATGTTTACTTCTTATTCGCACTACTTCAACCGCTGCTACTTCATTTTTGCAGAATCCACAATGTCATGCtgctttatatatgtttatgttatCAGATACCTGGTTTTAAAAGTTTCTCAAGTTTGCACCTTACATATTATTTTGTTGTATATGTTTTTCAGCActatgtgtcctgtcttgtgttgttttttgtccttcctgtttctgcactgtTAGCACCTGGTAGctactttatgtagctaggacaaacttctgtccctgtgttgttgtttctgttctgtagctatatgttaagttgtttatgtagcaccagggtcctggaggaacgtctcattacactgtgtactgcgtcagctatatgtggctgaaatgacaataaaagcttcttgacttgactaatTATTTACATTCAGTAAATCTTAACTATTACACAAGGTTTATGAACATGATCTTTATAAgtttgtggttttgtgtttcAGAGACGACAGTAAATAAGACTAACACCTGAAAGCTGGACGTTTCATCACCCGATTTTCAGCCTCATCAGGAGAAAACATGGAGGGTGTCTTGCTGTTTcagtaaaataatcaatattGGGGTAGCACAGTAAAGCAGagttcctataacagcacatccccaagtagtttttatttttataccacagcaatttgttaacaattacaattttgtcacatttaatctgtttaaaGATACATTTCAtgtttcctgttctcacttacagtATAGCAGATATAAACAATCACAAGCTTCTGTTTTTACTCTGTATTGAAGTTATTCAAAATCAAAATGCAGCTACCAATAAAGCATAAAATCCTCTTTTCTGAAAATGttgtaaaaatcttttttatctacacacatacacacactcacacacatacactcacacacacacacacacacacatacactcacatacacacacatactctgccATGGAAAAATTTGGAAACACCAAATTTGTTAAACTTAAAGACTTTGCATCTGTTTTTCCAGACATTCAGGTGTTGGTGGTCTTAAAATGTCCTCCCAGGTGTTAAAATATCTCAAGATACAGTAAGTTAATATGTCCAGTGAGGCAATCTGAgtttatatttgtctttttctcCATGTGGAGTGTGACCTGTAGAGTAAATTACAATTGAAATGGCCAAACAATAAGAGAAACTTGTGTATACATGTCTTGAGAAACAGTGTCAGGGTTAACTTGGATATTTCCCTGCTGGAATACTAGGGGGCACTCcatcagtgtgtttctgtttacatgtacattacagGCATTAAGCAGACTTTTAATCTTACTTTATACAGttaagcaattgagggttaagggccttgctcaggggaaCCGCGGTGGCAGCTTAGCGTACCTAGATCAGTATTCCAACACCTTAGCCACTATGCTACCAAATTGTTTTGTACCATGTGTTTTTTGTTCTATATTCACGTGTCTTTGCCTTGCCTTAGCCATAGATTCCTTCCAGTCTCTATGCACCTCTTCCCTGTTTGTAATTACCTTTTCTATTTAGCCTTGCCATATTGTTTGTTGTATCATGGAATCCTTTTctttgagttgttttttttaatagatgtCTCAAGTtctgtattttgtttctttgttccATGTCTTggatttggttttttttgtcatgtgcCTGCTTGGTTTCCCCGAGTGTCTTCTGTTCATGTTTAAGGTTTTCCTGattttgttaataaattgtGCCTGTTTTGTTATTTGGATCTGGCTTTTACCCTGAGAGGCACCCCTCAGTCTTGCCAACAAGATTATCTAAGAAATTAAGGATTTCTTTAAAAGTGTACTCTACAGTCTCCAGAGACATGCTGCAATTGGAGGTACTCAGGACAGAAGACAAAGTGGAAGGTTCAACTGAACCCAAGACAAATACTTACAAGTACTTGAGAAACAGATACCTCACTGATCCTGAATTGGCTGCATTATTGAACAAATCAAGAGAGAAACCAGTGTGCAGAGAGACTGTATGTAGGAGACTCAGGTCACCTGGCCTCatgccaagaaaaaaaaaatactaaggTTAGCAAATTGGAAGAAAGGTTTGTAATGGGTCAAGATGTACAAACAGTGGAGTTTAGATGACTGGAACCAAGTCTTGTTGACTAAACACCATCTTGCTGGGTTTAGAGAAGCTGAACCGAAGAGTTTGAGAACACTGCACAACCAGCACAGCAGTAGACCTTTGAGAAGTACTGCAGATGGCCTTAGAAGGCCTTTTTTGCCCCCCACATTATTCTGTgctcaaatataaaaatgaagtttgttcatttattttgtgatgCATTTGTTGTTGGATAAAACCAACAAAAGATAAAAATACATAAGTGTAGTGTTTCCAAACTTTTTCATGCCAGTGTAAGCATCAAGGTGGTTGAAATCAAACTGAAATGCAATGTGGGAAAGAAGCGAGGTAAGGGCATCTGTCGAGATTCAAACACAGATTGGAGGCGTGAAGGGCAAGTGATCACTCACAGGAATTAATGTGATTCATGATGTTAATTGGTGAAGAGGGATGTTAcagccacacacaaacacaaccagaTAGAACACACAGGAGGGAAACAACAAGAAAACATGAGGAATAACAGtttaatgacaataaagtcCAAAGGACCTAAATCAGGGGTTATGAGCAAACTACCTTAAATTTATCACCCTACAAGCTTCAGTCTTTTCTTTTGAATTCCTTCAGTTCAGCAGCTGCCACACACAAGGGAGGAAAGGTCCTGGATCTGGTCTTCACTCGTCCTTCCCCAGCTACAAACATGACTGCTACTCTACTTCACATCTCCAATCAACACCTAGTGTCCTTCATTATCACGCTCCGTGTCCTACCTAAACATAACTCTCAGCATCTCCTCACCTGCCAAAACCTTCTCGACTCTTCGACTACTTCACCACATTATCTCCTCTTTTTCTAGGGCTTCCTGCACTCTCTCATCTCTTCCTGAACATGACTTATTTTCCTCCCTTCCCCTAGACCAGGGCTGGGCAATTCATTTCTACAGGGGGCCACATAAATATGAACTGTGTCGGAGGGATAACTTGAACTTAATTCTGCTCAATAttaattttctcccattctaaaaagcaataaatgatATTTTGATTAGCTGCTGCTGGTAATCAGAAGAATAaggatattctgtaaatatttatgtaaatttatgaGTTGTTGTGTAGgtcaaagaggaaaataatcctatAGAAGTAAAGAGTTTAAAACAAATCATTGCATCAcggtttcattttatttttaacttgttaatcttcacaaatactgaaaagatgttttgcattatgttaAAGATAAGCAACTGCTCAACTTCATTCAGAAAGCAATAAGTTCttgttttcagttcattttacttGTTCAGTGAGAAAAATCCAGTCTGCCAGCTCTTCTGTGATTTTGAAGTCTGCAGTGATCCCACGTAAGAAGATGAGTAGCTGGACAGTGTCACGTAAATCACAGCTCTCATCCAGAGCCAGTGAAAAATGGTCAAAGTGTCAGTAAACACACGGTGGACCCAAATGCAGGACGCCAGGTAGTGTGAACAACAGTACATTTAATATGAAGCCCAAATCCACACACAGTAAAGGGAATCAGCAAAAACATACATGAGGAGAAAAAAGGGCAGCAGAATCAGCTCAAAGGGGAACACAGGTCAATAACAGCAAGGCAGTCCATAGAGGAAGGTCAACGTGAAAAAACACTTAAAGACTTCACCCAAAAGCAGTCCACAGAAGAAACAGAGTCCGGAATCAGCGACGGCGAAATCAACTATCCACAAGATGAGTCCCCGGAAAAAAGACGTCCgaatacacactgaaaatataaaaaaatccacaaaataaataatccacAGGGGAAAAAGGAGCCGCCCAAGAGAGAAGGAAAACCAAAATCCGCTAGGAATAATCCTCAAGAAAAGAACGGAGGGAAAAACCGCTgaaacaaaacaggaaacacaaaacaccacgGAAACACAGCGAGGCGGAGGAGCCGGCAAAACGAAACCGAAAGACGCCGGGGAAAAACGAACAGAAAACTCACTGcaaaaaacaggaacaaaaatgagacggagggagggagggagggagggaggaaggaaggaaggaaggaaggaaggaaggaaggaaggaagggagggaggaaggaaggaaggaaggaaggaaggaaggagggagggaggaaggaaggaaggagggagggagggaggaaggaaggaagggtgggagggagggagggaggaagggaggagggagggaggaagggaggagggagggagggagggagggaggaagggagtagggagggagggagggaggaagggaggagggagggagggaggaagggaggagggagggagggaggaagggaggaaggagggagggaggacgGACGGAACCGCGACAGGCGACAGCACGCCGGTACCGCCGACCGCAAAGCAAACTGGAAAGATCACCCTGCAGAAAGAGCATGAAAACTACGTCCTTAAATAGTGCAGGTGAGTATAACAATGGAGGTAACCCGGAAGCAGGTGATCCCAGGTCGCACCGCCCCGGAAGCACGAGgtgagacggagagagagcAGGGTAAGATCATGACACCGCTCTGTTCCTCAGCTGAAGCTCCAGATTTCCCGCGATGTCCTCAACCCTTGTCGTTACAGTGCGTCGGGAGAGGGGCACGTTCTCAAATGCCCCCTTTTTCTCTGGGCATATCAGGGCAGCAGCGTCCACCATACACTCCTTAATAAACTCTCCATCAGAAAACGCTTTATTTTTCTAGTGATTTTGTGAGATATGACATGACTTGTCTTGACAGCTGCATCTCTGGGTGTGTGAAGTTTAGTAAAAAGTCCTTGTCGGGTTTGCAGTGTGTCCACAGCCTCCGACTCCTCTGCGCTCTTCATCACACAAGTTCTTGTATTTCTCCTCGTGTTTGGTCACGTAGTGGCGATTCAGGTTGTAATCTTTGAACACAGGGACCTGTGTACCACAAACatagatttctgtaaataaatattttgcagtccATGTCTTGTTGAAAACGTGGCATTCGGAaccaacttttctttttttaacggGAGCTGACATTTACATCATtacaatattacattaattaattaactactCCGTACGGGTATTCAAGTAAAATTTAAAGAGGTCCAGTTAGAGAAAATTTCTTGAAGCAAAGGTCCGGAAGATCATAATGTCTAAGTAGTTAGtgtgatatatatttatgtagcCTAGTAGTTTTATCAACATCTGCATGTAATCAATACCTGACTGTCAAATCAAATGAATTCAGTACAATTCACAAACTTTCTGACAATATTTATTGTCATGTAACATACAACTGAACAGATATGTATGACTGTAGATATGTATAATGTTCTCTCATTAACTAAATAAAAGTAGGGCTGCATTTCataataagagaaaataaataaagtgtgaaAATTGTGTGTTCAAATAAAGTGCTTAacttcagaaaaataaaataaagggagGAAATCTTGAATTTCCCCTTTTCTGTTTTACATCTTGACTCAAAAGTCTCAACCaattttacaaataataaatcttAGCACATCTTAACAGTTGAACAGTTTTAGAGTATCACTTTCTTCCCCTCTTATATCCCACTCCCCCACTTTTTTGCTCAGTGAGAGAATTGAGCTCTAGCTTGTGTTCCCAGGATTTTAAACCTGGGCTTGAATGGAGTCAGGGCAATTCTCATACACATGTGGAGGTGCTCATTGGTGAGCCTGGAATGATATTTAGATTTGATTATGTTCATTGTGGAGAAAGCTGCCTCACAGTTGTATGTGGAGCCAAAC from Hemibagrus wyckioides isolate EC202008001 linkage group LG19, SWU_Hwy_1.0, whole genome shotgun sequence encodes the following:
- the LOC131370104 gene encoding myelin-associated glycoprotein-like, which encodes MITVEKLVFVYSVFQAVLCREFSITLPESVEALRGLCVLIPCRFQIEEQYDKDLQRDPTGIWLLNGIDVNSNKVFNSKVTTENMIEGEIIGDLLMKNCTTILYDIRQSDRGNYYFRLEYEGLKYTYRPPVSLRVRDSPIRPSITLYKEDQGEVEDQNEVVEGTSVSLICSAPSAPCLLNPPTFTWNFLPEERRQEQNHNTSFSSSQLNFNATHLHHGLTFTCTTTYQLQNQNKSARSSRTLHVLYGPRNTSVSVSPSASVLLGSSVSLSCSSDANPAVLNYTWYRENGEQIGTGNHLTINTTDSTHRGLYYCRAQNQHGDHNSSVVLDLQYGPRNTSVSVSPSASVLLGSSVSLSCSSDANPAVLNYTWYRENGEQIGTGNHLTINTTDSTHRGLYYCRAQNQHGDHNSSVVLDLQYAPQVSPSSSCNSTQDLIMCSCEVHGNPSPKLEWSLSGHTVSPSEVTSIHVESLCNMSLKSYITIRQSFIDTPTMQCVGSNNLGVDTHLFDPIIPECGHTTEPHLVLYLSVVLLHCVGVIGFLIYKLKQLSRKINFLEKEDTYSCLELSAGVQQRDDSK